The proteins below come from a single Thermopolyspora flexuosa genomic window:
- a CDS encoding FHA domain-containing protein — translation MPICPSGHDSGSADYCDVCGLAITGGQAPATVAGPAHSAAVAGAPPAAAAPSPASGPAVPQGASGQEVCPEPGCGTPRAGRFCEVCGYDFATGTPGFGPVNTDFGPPPTSSPPGGYGPHTGGYPPPGYGPPPGAPYPPSGYGPPPGHAPYPGAPTPPGPGTAAPAPHGYGTAAHPGYGHPSGQPIGPHGAPPPGPGPATGMPPGAPPGAPYTGWHVVVAADRQYFDSVIAQGGPDAAKIVFPPYCPERVIPLVGGQVRIGRRSRSRGLHPEIDLSGPPEDPGVSHLHAILVAQPDGSWALVDPGSANGTKINDAPDPIATNVPVPLSDGDRIYVGAWTVIVLRKG, via the coding sequence ATGCCCATCTGCCCCTCGGGCCACGACTCGGGCTCGGCCGACTACTGCGACGTGTGCGGCCTCGCGATCACCGGCGGCCAGGCGCCCGCCACCGTGGCGGGCCCGGCGCACTCGGCGGCCGTCGCCGGGGCGCCCCCGGCCGCCGCCGCGCCCTCGCCCGCGTCGGGGCCCGCCGTACCGCAGGGCGCGAGCGGCCAGGAGGTGTGCCCCGAGCCCGGCTGCGGCACGCCGCGCGCCGGCCGGTTCTGCGAGGTGTGCGGCTACGACTTCGCCACCGGCACGCCGGGCTTCGGCCCGGTCAACACCGACTTCGGGCCGCCCCCGACGAGCTCCCCGCCCGGCGGGTACGGCCCGCACACCGGCGGCTACCCACCCCCCGGCTACGGCCCGCCCCCGGGCGCGCCGTACCCGCCGTCCGGATACGGCCCGCCCCCGGGCCACGCCCCCTACCCCGGCGCCCCCACCCCTCCGGGACCCGGCACGGCCGCCCCAGCCCCCCACGGGTACGGCACGGCCGCCCACCCCGGCTACGGCCATCCGAGCGGGCAGCCGATCGGCCCCCACGGCGCCCCGCCCCCCGGCCCCGGCCCGGCCACCGGCATGCCGCCGGGCGCACCTCCGGGCGCGCCGTACACCGGCTGGCACGTCGTGGTCGCGGCCGACCGGCAGTACTTCGACTCGGTCATCGCCCAGGGCGGCCCGGACGCGGCGAAGATCGTCTTCCCGCCGTACTGCCCCGAACGGGTCATCCCGCTCGTCGGCGGCCAGGTGCGGATCGGGCGGCGCAGCCGGTCCCGCGGGCTCCACCCCGAGATCGACCTGAGCGGGCCGCCGGAGGACCCCGGCGTGTCCCACCTGCACGCGATCCTCGTGGCGCAGCCCGACGGCTCCTGGGCGCTGGTCGACCCCGGCTCGGCGAACGGAACAAAGATCAACGATGCACCCGACCCCATCGCCACGAACGTCCCGGTTCCGCTATCCGACGGCGACCGCATCTACGTGGGCGCCTGGACCGTCATCGTGCTGCGCAAGGGGTGA
- a CDS encoding helix-turn-helix domain-containing protein → MRFISEHVDPARSPWHLLGAELRHQREQVHRLSLREVARQVYCDDGDLSKWERAITRPHPDNIRRLDDFYGAGGRIMALHALAVELERLRTLVKEGTAGKEAATERRQVLRLAAVGAGIGALGIPGETLRQGIAISYANDFRTIAEWTNACTDHLYALHNHPPAQVAANLLIDLFTVKRQKEASSPAETVELDAVTAALAGMQANLLTRLGDHGAALRWWHTARQAADASGNLEIRVLVRAEQARHGVYGQRDPQTVLNIIEDAQRLLGPSRPSVDLLTTKAKALAVLGRHDEAQKTLNTVLDVADKGVTPDPLGFWSEAKLYFAHSWVYALMGEEAKADEARDHVRTHARGYQYRTNVQLHEALSTVVNGGTVEGVRRAAEIIDAVKPAYRTQHIRHTGQMVLNAVPLTHHDHPAVAELRELLHYQPPRSPNRKT, encoded by the coding sequence GTGCGCTTCATCTCCGAGCACGTCGACCCGGCACGATCCCCCTGGCACCTGCTCGGCGCCGAACTCCGCCACCAGCGCGAGCAGGTCCACCGCCTCAGCCTGCGCGAGGTCGCCCGCCAGGTCTACTGCGACGACGGCGACCTGTCCAAATGGGAACGCGCCATCACCCGCCCCCACCCCGACAACATCCGGCGACTCGACGATTTCTACGGCGCCGGAGGCCGAATTATGGCCCTGCACGCACTTGCCGTAGAGCTGGAACGCCTGCGTACCCTGGTCAAAGAAGGCACGGCCGGAAAGGAGGCCGCCACGGAACGCCGCCAGGTATTACGGCTCGCCGCGGTAGGCGCCGGAATCGGCGCACTCGGCATCCCTGGCGAAACCCTCCGCCAGGGCATCGCCATCTCCTACGCGAATGATTTTCGCACCATCGCCGAGTGGACGAACGCCTGTACTGATCATTTGTACGCGTTGCACAACCATCCACCCGCACAGGTCGCCGCCAACCTTCTTATCGATCTGTTCACCGTCAAGCGGCAGAAGGAGGCATCCTCACCGGCCGAGACGGTCGAACTGGACGCGGTGACCGCCGCGCTCGCCGGCATGCAGGCCAACCTCCTCACCCGCCTGGGCGACCACGGCGCGGCACTGCGCTGGTGGCACACGGCCCGCCAGGCCGCCGACGCGTCCGGCAACCTCGAGATCCGCGTCCTGGTCCGCGCCGAGCAAGCCCGCCACGGCGTGTACGGCCAGCGCGACCCGCAAACCGTGCTCAACATCATCGAGGACGCCCAACGGCTCCTAGGTCCTTCGCGGCCCTCCGTCGATCTGCTGACCACAAAGGCCAAGGCGTTGGCGGTGTTGGGCAGGCACGACGAGGCCCAGAAGACTTTGAACACCGTTCTCGACGTCGCGGACAAGGGCGTCACACCAGACCCTCTCGGCTTCTGGTCAGAGGCCAAGCTCTACTTCGCCCACAGCTGGGTCTACGCGCTGATGGGCGAAGAAGCGAAAGCGGATGAGGCTCGCGATCACGTGCGCACCCACGCCCGCGGCTACCAATACCGCACAAACGTCCAACTCCACGAGGCTCTCTCAACGGTCGTAAACGGTGGGACAGTCGAAGGAGTGCGCCGCGCGGCCGAAATCATCGATGCCGTCAAACCCGCTTACCGCACACAACACATTCGCCACACCGGCCAAATGGTTTTGAACGCCGTACCGCTGACGCACCACGACCACCCGGCCGTCGCCGAACTCCGCGAGCTTCTTCATTACCAGCCCCCACGTAGTCCTAACAGAAAGACCTGA
- a CDS encoding helix-turn-helix transcriptional regulator, producing the protein MRGRDREWRAVLDLLRRVEDGRAGALLVDGEPGVGKSRLLAEAAGHARARGFTVTCAAAEELGELVPLAPLVAALGVPVAGDEPEAGLADRLRAVLEERAAARPVLVALDDLHFADPGTLMAIRTLHGRLAHRRVAWLLARSPQDDRGAGRLFAALERAGARRLELAPLPPDAIAQVAADAAGAPPGPALLDLVAGAGGNPRLVVDLLAGLRDDNALDLTGGDARPRSARPPERLGRFARERLARLGRDARHLVELAAVLGRPFTPEDVGGLLGTTPAALLPALEEALGAGLLAPYGDAIGFRHELVRRAILAALPGPVRHALHRQVGEHLIAGGGPPAEAARHLALGVRHGDHHALACLDAAVARILPASPAAAAGLAVRAFELTAHADPRRPDRALAAVEAATAAGRLAEAAHLAETALAEPLPPAARAGLAAAYSHVVYLRGQAEAALHHAEAALRDADAAGLTGDVRDRALRALLDATVARGGDRAARHHAEAVLADEDRHDHTVLVTALTTLAITEWNRGRLADALAHARAAVRRASAAPTRGLHPGLVLAEMLTDLGHHDEARAVLRETAHAIDTLADAPWRPAVAALHARLALATGHLDKAMAAADAVLGRTRRSPASTVPRDAVSSRVTGHDGMPTANGHSQLSSLPPETAPAVPDGPERSGGDGNGTDELAPAPEPHPASEAPLPSDGLPPPPHLFAPAALAVRCAAELRKGDLRAAAACLPASGDVPHPATHATLRLRLLAARLTEAREGPERAFTLVTDLIASLDENRWPLFGEPGAAAWLVRLALAAGDRARAAHVAAAADRLARDNPDFPCARSAAAHTRGLLASDLAALACAEDEAPDRWARASAAEDLGAALAASGDRNGGITALLRALAAYQEAGATRDTARVRRRLRRLGVRRRHWSQADRPVSGWDSLTDTERAIARLVAEGHTNRQIADRLFISAHTVAFHLRQVFRKLGLHSRVQLARLVLDREHDRRA; encoded by the coding sequence GTGCGCGGACGCGACCGTGAATGGCGTGCCGTCCTCGACCTGCTGCGCCGGGTCGAGGACGGCCGGGCCGGGGCACTGCTCGTGGACGGCGAGCCCGGCGTGGGCAAGAGCCGCCTGCTCGCCGAGGCCGCCGGGCACGCCCGCGCCCGCGGCTTCACGGTCACTTGCGCGGCGGCCGAGGAACTCGGCGAGCTCGTGCCGCTCGCCCCGCTCGTCGCCGCCCTCGGCGTACCCGTGGCCGGGGACGAGCCGGAGGCGGGGCTGGCCGACCGGCTGCGCGCCGTACTGGAGGAGCGCGCCGCCGCCCGCCCGGTGCTCGTCGCCCTCGACGACCTGCACTTCGCCGACCCCGGGACGCTCATGGCGATCCGCACCCTGCACGGCCGCCTCGCGCACCGCCGCGTCGCCTGGCTGCTCGCCCGCTCGCCGCAGGACGACCGCGGGGCCGGCCGCCTGTTCGCCGCGCTGGAACGGGCCGGCGCCCGCCGCCTGGAGCTCGCCCCGCTGCCGCCCGACGCGATCGCCCAGGTGGCCGCGGACGCCGCCGGTGCGCCACCCGGCCCGGCCCTGCTCGACCTGGTCGCGGGCGCGGGCGGCAACCCGCGCCTCGTCGTCGACCTGCTCGCCGGGCTGCGCGACGACAACGCCCTCGACCTCACCGGCGGCGACGCCCGCCCCCGCTCGGCCCGCCCGCCCGAACGGCTCGGCCGCTTCGCGCGGGAACGCCTCGCCCGGCTCGGCCGCGACGCCCGCCACCTGGTCGAGCTGGCCGCCGTGCTCGGCCGCCCCTTCACCCCCGAGGACGTGGGCGGTCTGCTCGGCACGACCCCCGCCGCGCTGCTGCCCGCCCTGGAGGAGGCGCTCGGTGCCGGGCTGCTCGCGCCGTACGGCGACGCCATCGGCTTCCGCCACGAGCTGGTACGGCGGGCCATCCTCGCCGCCCTGCCCGGCCCGGTCCGCCACGCCCTCCACCGCCAGGTCGGCGAACACCTCATCGCCGGCGGCGGCCCACCCGCCGAGGCCGCCCGCCACCTCGCCCTCGGCGTACGGCACGGCGACCACCACGCCCTCGCCTGCCTCGACGCGGCCGTGGCCCGCATCCTGCCCGCCTCCCCGGCCGCCGCGGCCGGGCTCGCCGTACGGGCCTTCGAACTGACGGCCCACGCCGACCCGCGCCGCCCCGACCGCGCCCTCGCCGCCGTCGAGGCCGCCACCGCCGCCGGACGGCTCGCCGAGGCCGCCCACCTCGCCGAGACCGCCCTCGCCGAGCCGCTGCCCCCCGCCGCCCGGGCCGGGCTCGCCGCGGCGTACTCGCACGTTGTCTATCTGCGCGGCCAGGCGGAGGCGGCCCTCCACCACGCCGAGGCCGCGCTCCGCGACGCCGACGCCGCCGGCCTCACCGGCGACGTGCGCGACCGCGCGCTGCGCGCCCTGCTCGACGCGACCGTCGCCCGGGGCGGCGACCGGGCGGCACGCCACCACGCCGAGGCCGTGCTCGCCGACGAGGACCGGCACGACCACACCGTCCTGGTGACCGCCCTCACCACCCTCGCCATCACCGAATGGAACCGCGGCCGCCTCGCCGACGCCCTCGCCCACGCCCGGGCCGCGGTCCGCCGCGCGAGCGCCGCCCCCACCCGCGGCCTCCACCCCGGCCTCGTCCTCGCCGAGATGCTCACCGACCTCGGCCACCACGACGAGGCGAGGGCCGTCCTCCGCGAGACCGCCCACGCGATCGACACCCTCGCCGACGCGCCGTGGCGGCCCGCCGTCGCCGCCCTGCACGCCCGCCTCGCCCTCGCCACGGGCCACCTCGATAAGGCCATGGCCGCCGCCGACGCCGTACTCGGCCGCACCCGCCGATCCCCGGCGAGCACCGTGCCTCGCGACGCCGTGTCGAGCCGCGTCACAGGACACGATGGCATGCCCACTGCGAACGGCCACTCCCAGCTCTCTTCACTGCCGCCCGAGACCGCGCCGGCCGTACCGGACGGACCCGAGCGGTCCGGCGGTGATGGCAACGGCACCGACGAGCTTGCCCCGGCTCCGGAACCTCACCCTGCCTCGGAAGCCCCGCTTCCGTCCGACGGCCTCCCACCACCCCCGCACCTCTTCGCCCCGGCCGCCCTCGCCGTACGGTGCGCCGCGGAGCTGCGCAAAGGCGACCTGCGGGCCGCTGCCGCCTGCCTCCCCGCGTCCGGCGACGTACCGCACCCGGCCACGCACGCCACCCTCCGGCTCCGGCTGCTCGCCGCCCGCCTCACCGAGGCCCGGGAAGGCCCGGAGCGCGCGTTCACCCTCGTCACGGACCTCATCGCGAGCCTGGACGAGAACCGCTGGCCGCTGTTCGGCGAGCCCGGCGCCGCTGCCTGGCTGGTACGGCTCGCGCTCGCCGCGGGCGACCGCGCCCGTGCCGCCCACGTGGCCGCCGCGGCCGACCGCCTCGCCCGCGACAACCCGGACTTCCCCTGCGCCCGGTCCGCCGCCGCCCACACCCGCGGCCTCCTCGCGTCAGACCTGGCCGCCCTCGCCTGCGCCGAGGACGAGGCCCCCGACCGCTGGGCCCGCGCCTCGGCGGCCGAAGACCTCGGCGCCGCCCTCGCCGCCTCCGGCGACCGCAACGGCGGCATCACCGCCCTGCTCCGCGCCCTCGCCGCCTACCAGGAGGCCGGAGCCACCCGCGACACCGCCCGGGTCCGCCGCAGGCTGCGCCGCCTCGGCGTCCGCCGCCGCCACTGGTCCCAGGCCGACCGCCCCGTGTCCGGCTGGGACAGCCTCACCGACACCGAACGCGCCATCGCCCGGCTCGTCGCCGAAGGCCACACCAACCGCCAGATCGCCGACCGCCTCTTCATCAGCGCCCACACGGTCGCCTTCCACCTACGCCAGGTCTTCCGCAAACTCGGCCTCCACTCCCGCGTCCAGCTCGCCCGCCTCGTCCTCGACCGCGAGCACGACCGCCGGGCTTAG
- a CDS encoding glutamate ABC transporter substrate-binding protein, whose product MRARIALAGLAVLALTAAGCGAGGDESSIVGKESLVIGVKPDQPGLGLKKRDGVYEGFDVDVAKAIVGHLKGAGLLPEDVTVRFMDAPSSDREKLLQSRKVDFIVASYSITPERKTKVAFAGPYYVAHQDILVRQNQTGIRNVRDLAGRRLCAVDGSNSDDRVQKERGIPITPVQSASYSECIEKLKNNEVDAVSTDDLILAGFAAQPDNRNLRVVNARFTDERYGVGIHKTDIEGCEAINKAITTLYQNGTIPKLLNKWFGGTGLNLQDATSVPQFEGCD is encoded by the coding sequence ATGCGAGCAAGGATCGCCCTCGCCGGGCTGGCCGTACTGGCCCTGACGGCGGCGGGGTGCGGTGCGGGCGGCGACGAGTCCTCGATCGTCGGCAAGGAGTCCCTGGTGATCGGGGTCAAGCCCGACCAGCCCGGCCTCGGGCTGAAGAAGCGCGACGGCGTCTACGAGGGCTTCGACGTGGACGTGGCCAAGGCGATCGTCGGCCACCTGAAGGGCGCCGGCCTTCTCCCGGAGGACGTCACCGTGCGGTTCATGGACGCCCCGTCGTCGGATCGGGAGAAGCTGCTCCAGTCCCGCAAGGTGGACTTCATCGTCGCCTCCTACTCGATCACGCCGGAGCGCAAGACCAAGGTCGCCTTCGCCGGGCCGTACTACGTCGCCCACCAGGACATCCTGGTGCGGCAGAACCAGACCGGGATCCGGAACGTCCGCGACCTGGCCGGCCGGCGGCTGTGCGCGGTGGACGGCTCGAACTCCGACGACCGGGTGCAGAAGGAACGGGGAATCCCGATCACACCCGTGCAGTCGGCCTCCTACAGCGAGTGCATCGAGAAGCTGAAGAACAACGAGGTCGACGCGGTCTCCACCGACGACCTCATCCTCGCCGGCTTCGCCGCCCAACCGGACAACCGGAACCTGCGGGTGGTCAACGCCCGCTTCACCGACGAGCGGTACGGCGTCGGCATCCACAAGACCGACATCGAGGGCTGCGAGGCCATCAACAAGGCGATCACCACGCTCTACCAGAACGGCACCATCCCCAAGCTCCTGAACAAGTGGTTCGGCGGCACCGGCCTCAACCTGCAGGACGCCACCAGCGTCCCCCAGTTCGAAGGCTGCGACTGA
- a CDS encoding helix-turn-helix domain-containing protein — translation MRFISEHVDPARSPWHLLGAELRHQREQVHRLSLREVARQVYCDDGDLSKWERAITRPHPDNIRRLDDFYGAGGRIMALHALAVELERLRTLVKEGTAGKEAATERRQVLRLAAVGAGIGALGIPGETLRQAIAASYAGDFRTIAAWHRACADHLYALHTRPPAQVAADLLIDLFIVKRQREVSSPAETVELEGVSATLAGLQANVLSRLGDHGAALRWWHTARQAADASGDRDLQVLVRAEEAVHGVYGQRDPQSVLDIIDEAQRLHGPAKPSVALLSTQAKALSALGKHDQAQKTLESLLDAADKGVTPDPLGFWSPSKIYFAQSWVYSAMGDEAKAAKIRDQVLSHTRGYQYRANVHLHEALSMVVNGGTTEGVRRAAEVIDSIKPAYRTQHIRHTAQMVLDAVPLEHQDRPGVAELRELLHYQPAT, via the coding sequence GTGCGCTTCATCTCCGAGCACGTCGACCCGGCACGATCCCCCTGGCACCTGCTCGGCGCCGAACTCCGCCACCAGCGCGAGCAGGTCCACCGCCTCAGCCTGCGCGAGGTCGCCCGCCAGGTCTACTGCGACGACGGCGACCTGTCCAAATGGGAACGCGCCATCACCCGCCCCCACCCCGACAACATCCGGCGACTCGACGATTTCTACGGCGCCGGAGGCCGAATTATGGCCCTGCACGCACTTGCCGTAGAGCTGGAACGCCTGCGTACCCTGGTCAAAGAAGGCACGGCCGGAAAGGAGGCCGCCACGGAACGCCGCCAGGTATTACGGCTCGCCGCGGTAGGCGCCGGAATCGGCGCGCTCGGCATCCCTGGCGAAACCCTCCGCCAGGCGATCGCCGCCTCCTACGCGGGAGATTTCCGCACCATCGCCGCCTGGCATAGAGCCTGCGCCGATCACCTGTACGCGCTGCACACCCGCCCACCCGCACAGGTCGCCGCCGATCTCCTTATCGACCTTTTCATCGTGAAGCGGCAAAGAGAGGTCTCGTCACCGGCCGAGACGGTCGAGCTGGAGGGAGTGAGTGCTACCCTCGCCGGCCTGCAGGCGAACGTGCTGTCCCGTCTGGGCGACCACGGCGCCGCCCTGCGCTGGTGGCACACCGCACGCCAGGCCGCCGACGCCTCCGGTGACCGCGACCTGCAGGTTCTTGTCCGCGCCGAGGAAGCTGTCCACGGCGTGTACGGCCAACGCGACCCGCAATCCGTGCTCGACATCATCGACGAGGCCCAACGGCTACACGGCCCCGCCAAACCTTCCGTCGCCCTGCTGTCCACCCAGGCCAAAGCGCTGTCGGCGCTCGGAAAGCACGACCAGGCCCAGAAAACCCTCGAGTCCCTTCTCGACGCCGCCGACAAAGGCGTAACTCCCGACCCGCTCGGTTTCTGGTCACCCAGCAAGATCTATTTCGCCCAAAGCTGGGTCTATTCGGCCATGGGAGACGAAGCAAAAGCGGCCAAGATCCGCGATCAGGTACTATCCCATACCCGCGGCTATCAATATCGCGCCAACGTTCACCTCCACGAGGCTCTGTCCATGGTGGTGAACGGCGGAACAACCGAAGGAGTACGCCGCGCAGCCGAAGTCATCGACTCGATCAAACCCGCCTACCGCACCCAACACATTCGCCACACTGCCCAAATGGTCCTGGACGCCGTCCCCCTGGAGCACCAGGACCGCCCGGGCGTCGCCGAACTCCGCGAGCTCCTTCACTACCAGCCCGCCACGTAG